Proteins from a genomic interval of Verrucomicrobium sp.:
- the rplJ gene encoding 50S ribosomal protein L10, whose product MRTEKQFIVDELKTKVDATPYLIVTDYTGLKVSQFSDLRGRLRQAGAECRVVKNTFLTRVLKDAGVTGLEGALKGQTAIVFGDGDVAGAAKLIKNFSAEFKLPAIKAGILDRNVLDAKQILALADLPSREVLLAQLLALLQTPATQLARVLNTPAQQLAQVLKAHADKEGN is encoded by the coding sequence ATGCGCACCGAAAAGCAATTCATCGTCGATGAGCTCAAGACGAAGGTCGACGCCACGCCTTACCTCATCGTCACCGACTACACCGGGCTGAAGGTTTCCCAGTTCAGCGACCTCCGCGGCCGCCTGCGCCAGGCCGGCGCGGAATGCCGCGTCGTCAAGAACACCTTCCTGACCCGTGTCCTGAAGGACGCCGGCGTGACCGGCCTGGAAGGCGCCCTCAAGGGCCAGACCGCCATCGTCTTCGGCGACGGCGACGTGGCCGGCGCCGCCAAGCTGATCAAGAACTTCAGCGCCGAGTTCAAGCTGCCCGCCATCAAGGCCGGCATCCTGGACCGCAACGTGCTGGACGCCAAGCAGATCCTGGCCCTGGCCGACCTCCCCTCCCGGGAAGTCCTCCTGGCCCAGCTTCTGGCGCTCCTCCAGACTCCCGCCACGCAGCTGGCGCGCGTGCTCAACACGCCCGCCCAGCAGCTGGCGCAGGTCCTCAAGGCCCACGCCGACAAGGAGGGCAACTAA
- the rplL gene encoding 50S ribosomal protein L7/L12: MAANLATIVDQLSGLTVLEAADLVKQLEEKWGVSAAAPVAVAAAPAAGAAAAPAEAKTSFDVILTDAGANKIGVIKEVRAAVAGLGLAEAKALVESAPKPLKEGVTKEEADEIKKKIEAAGAKVEIK, translated from the coding sequence ATGGCAGCAAATCTCGCTACGATCGTCGATCAGCTCAGCGGCCTCACCGTTCTGGAAGCCGCTGACCTCGTCAAGCAGCTCGAAGAGAAGTGGGGCGTCTCCGCCGCGGCCCCCGTGGCCGTCGCGGCCGCTCCCGCCGCCGGCGCCGCCGCGGCTCCCGCCGAGGCCAAGACCTCCTTCGACGTCATCCTGACCGACGCCGGCGCCAATAAGATTGGCGTCATCAAGGAAGTCCGCGCCGCCGTCGCGGGCCTGGGCCTCGCCGAGGCCAAGGCTCTCGTTGAGAGCGCTCCCAAGCCCCTCAAAGAGGGCGTGACCAAGGAAGAAGCCGACGAGATCAAGAAGAAGAT